The genomic region TCTCGGCGAAGAGGTGAAGGCGGTGGTGCAGCCGATGCCCGGGGCCGTGCCGGGCGAGGCGCTCGCCGAGGAGCTGATCGCGTTCTGCGGGGCGTCGCTGTCGCGGCAAAAGGTGCCGCGCTCGGTCGATTTCGAGAAGGAGTTGCCGCGGCTGCCGACGGGGAAGCTGTACAAGCGGCTGCTGCGGGACCGGTATTGGGGGAACAAGGCGTCAAGGATTGTGTGAAGGGCCGCTGTCGCCGGAGAAACTTCCCTCTCATCGTGAGAGACACCCCTGCGGCTTTCCGTCGTCCGAATTGCCGAGAGAGTAGCGGACCTTGACGGTTGCCTCACCGCGCACGCGCCGCTATCGTCGGGACAAACAGGCCGCAAAAGGCCGATGTCCAGGGAGGACGAGGATGCGGAGCGTACGGGCGCTCGCCGCGACGGCGGCGCTATCTTTGCTTGCGTTTTCGAGCGTTGCACTCGCCAGCGAGCCCAAGCAGGGCGGCATTTTGCGGATGTACCACCGCGACAGTCCCGGCAATGCCTCGATCCACGAAGGCGCGACCTACTCGCTCAACGTTCCCTTCATGCCGGTGTTCAACAACCTCGTCATCTACAAGCAGGACGTGGCGCAGAACAGCATGGACACCATCGTGCCCGAGCTCGCCGAGAGCTGGGCCTGGGTCAACGACAACAAGACGCTGACCTTCAAGCTACGCCAGGGCGTGAAGTGGCACGACGGCAAGCCGTTCACCTCGGCGGACGTCAAATGCACCTTCGACATGCTGATGGGCAAGTCGCAGCAGAAGTTCCGGCAGAACCCGCGCAAGAGCTGGTACGAACAGGTCAACGACGTCTCCACCAACGGCGATCTCGAGGTCTCCTTCAACCTGAAGCGGCCACAGCCTTCGCTGCTGGCGCTGCTCGCCTCGGGCTACACGCCGGTCTATCCCTGCCACGTCTCGCCCGGCGACATGCGCACGCACCCGATCGGCACCGGGCCGTTCAAGTTCGTCGAGTTCAAGGCCAATGAATCGATCAAGCTGACCCGCAATCCCGACTATTGGCGCAAGGGCCGGCCCTATCTCGACGGCATCGAGTTCACCATCATCCCGAACCGCTCCACCGCGATCCTCGCGTTCGTCGCCGGCAAGTTCGACATGACCTTCCCGACCGAGGTGAGCATCCCGCTGCTCAAGGACGTCAAATCGCAGGCGCCGAACGCGGTCTGCGTGGTCGAGCCCAACAATGTCGCCACCAACATCATCGTCAATTCGTCCGCGCCGCCGTTCGACAATATCGACATCCGTCGCGCCATGGCGCTGTCGCTCGACCGAAAGGCCTTCATCTCGATCTTGTTCGAGGGCCAGGGTGACATCGGCGGCACCCTGCTGCCGCCGCCGAATGGGCTGTGGGGGATGCCGAAGGAGATGCTCGAGACCATTCCGGGCTACGGCCCCGACATCAACGCCAACCGTGAGGAAGCAAAAAAGCTGATGCAGAAGGCCGGCTATGGGCCGGATAAGCATCTCGCCGTCAAGGTCTCGACCCGCAACATTCCGGTCTACCGCGATCCTGCGGTGATCCTGATCGATCAGCTCAAGAGCATCTATATCGACGGCGAGCTCGACGTGGTCGAGACCGCAAACTGGTTCCCGAAGATCGCGCGGAAGGATTACATGCTCGGGCTCAATTTGACCGGCAATGCCGTCGACGACCCCGACCAGTCTTTCTACGAGAACTATTCCTGCGGCTCCGAGCGCAACTACACCAATTACTGCAACAAGGAGATCGAAAAGCTGTTCGACGTGCAGTCCCAGGAGACCGACATTAACAAGCGCAAGAAGCTGGTGTGGGACATCGACAAGAAGCTGCAGGAGGACGTCGCCCGCCCGATCATCTTCCACGCACGTACCGGCAGCTGCTGGCAACCTTACGTCAAGGGCGTGACGGTGATGTCGAACAGCTCCTACAATGGCTATCGCTACGAGGACGTCTGGATGGACAAGTAGCGCGGGCGGCTGATGGGTTCGACGGGAGGCGATGCATGTTTGCCTATCTGGTGCGGCGCCTGTTGCTGATGCTCCTGACCCTGTTCGGGATCTCGATCGTCATCTTCTTCCTGCTGCGCATCGTCCCCGGGAATATCGTCGACATCCTGTTCGCCGCCGCGGGCTATGTGGACCCCGCCGACAAGGCCAATCTGGAGAAGGAGCTCGGCATCGACCAGCCGCTGGTGGTGCAATATTGGCACTGGATCAGCGGCTTCCTGCGCGGCGATTTTGGCTACTCCTACGTCTCCGAGAAGCCGGCGCTCCAGGAGATCCTGCCACGGATCCCGATCACCGCACGGCTCGCTGGCCTGGCGCTGTTGTTCTCGACCTCGATCGGCATCCCCCTTGGCGTGATCAGCGCGGTGAAGCAGGGAACGAGGCTCGACTACGCATTGCGTGTGGTGAGCCTCAGCGGATTGTCGCTGCCTTCGTTCTGGCTTGGCCTGCTCATCCTCACCGCCTCGGTGGCGATGTTCAACCAGATGCCGATCTTCAACCCGAATCCAGCGACTTGGCTGGAAGCGTTTGCGACCTATGCCGTGCCCGCCGCAGCCGTCGGCTTCCGCAGCGCGGCACTGACCATGCGCATCACGCGATCCTCGATGCTGGAGGTGCTGCGGCAGGACTATATCCGCACCGCGCGTGCCAAGGGCGCATCGGACGCCGCTGTGAACTATCAGCATGCGCTGAAGAATGCGATTCTGCCCGTCATCACCGTGATTGGCATCGAAGCGGCGTTCCTGATCGGCGGCCTCATCGTGACGGAGACGGTGTTCAACATCCCCGGCGTCGCGCGCTTCCTGGTCGAAGCGATTCGCTGGCGCGATTATCCGATCGTGCAGAACCTGGTGATGCTGATTGCCATCGTCGTGGTGAGCGCGAATTTCATCGTGGACATGCTGTACGCGGTGTTCGACCCGCGTATCCGGTACACGGATTAGGAGAACCTGTTGGCTGCGATCGACTATGACGTTGAACTGAGGCGCGCCGGGGCGCACGCGACCGTCGGCTGGCGGCGCGTGCTGTTTTTGGCGCAGCGGCATGTGCTGGGCGCGGCCGGGCTCGTCATCATGACCCTGTTCGTGTTCACCGCGATCTTCGCCGACTTCATCGCGCGTTACGATCCGCTGACGATCGATGCCGCTCGGGCACTGGCGCGTCCAAGCCTGGCACACTGGATGGGCACGGATTCCTTCGGCCGCGATGTCTTCAGCCGCATCATTCATGGCGCGCGGATCTCGCTCGCGGTCGGCATCGGCTCGACGGCGCTCGGCGGCAGCATCGGCGTGATCGTCGGCCTCACCTCCGGCTATCTCTCCGGCTGGGTCGATCTCGTGTTCCAGCGCGTCTCCGATGTCCTCCAGGCGCTGCCGCTGCTGGTGCTGGCCCTCATCATGACCGCGGCGCTTGGGCCGTCCTTGCCGAACGTCATCATTGCGATCGCCATTCCGCTGATCCCGACCGTCTCGCGCGTCATCCGCGCCAACACGCTGGCGCTGCGCGAGCTGCCATTCATCGAGGCCGCCAAGTCGATCGGCATGAGCGAGGTACGCATTGCGCTCCGTCACGTGCTGCCGAATACGCTGGCGCCGCTGATCGTGCTTGCGACGGCCCAGCTCGGCTCGACTATCCTCACGGAAGCCTCGCTCTCCTTCCTCGGCCTCGGCATTCCCGAGCCGTACCCGTCGTGGGGGCGCATGCTCTCTGAATCCGCCGCCGAATATGTCCGCACGGCGCCATGGCTGGTGATCTTCCCGGGCATCGCCATCAGCCTCGCGGTGTTCGGCGCCAATCTGTTCGGTGACGCCTTGCGCGACATCCTCGATCCCCGGCAGCGCGGCTGATGGCTGAGAACTCCGATCTCGTGATCGAGGTGAAGAACCTGAAGACGGTGTTCTTCACCAACTCCGGTCTGTTCAAGGCCGTCGATGATGTTTCCTTCACGGTGAAGCGCGGCGAGACGCTGGCGATCGTCGGCGAATCCGGCTGCGGCAAGAGCGTCACTGCACTATCGCTGATGCGGCTGGTGCCGGATCCACCCGGCCGCATCGTCGGCGGCTCCGTCACGCTCGAAGGCACCGACCTTCTGACGCTGGACGAAGCAGAGATGCGTGCCGTCAGGGGCAACCGCATCTCGATGATCTTCCAGGAGCCGATGACCTCGCTCAATCCGGTGATGCGGATCGGCGACCAGATCGTCGAGG from Bradyrhizobium lupini harbors:
- a CDS encoding ABC transporter substrate-binding protein, producing the protein MRSVRALAATAALSLLAFSSVALASEPKQGGILRMYHRDSPGNASIHEGATYSLNVPFMPVFNNLVIYKQDVAQNSMDTIVPELAESWAWVNDNKTLTFKLRQGVKWHDGKPFTSADVKCTFDMLMGKSQQKFRQNPRKSWYEQVNDVSTNGDLEVSFNLKRPQPSLLALLASGYTPVYPCHVSPGDMRTHPIGTGPFKFVEFKANESIKLTRNPDYWRKGRPYLDGIEFTIIPNRSTAILAFVAGKFDMTFPTEVSIPLLKDVKSQAPNAVCVVEPNNVATNIIVNSSAPPFDNIDIRRAMALSLDRKAFISILFEGQGDIGGTLLPPPNGLWGMPKEMLETIPGYGPDINANREEAKKLMQKAGYGPDKHLAVKVSTRNIPVYRDPAVILIDQLKSIYIDGELDVVETANWFPKIARKDYMLGLNLTGNAVDDPDQSFYENYSCGSERNYTNYCNKEIEKLFDVQSQETDINKRKKLVWDIDKKLQEDVARPIIFHARTGSCWQPYVKGVTVMSNSSYNGYRYEDVWMDK
- a CDS encoding ABC transporter permease, giving the protein MFAYLVRRLLLMLLTLFGISIVIFFLLRIVPGNIVDILFAAAGYVDPADKANLEKELGIDQPLVVQYWHWISGFLRGDFGYSYVSEKPALQEILPRIPITARLAGLALLFSTSIGIPLGVISAVKQGTRLDYALRVVSLSGLSLPSFWLGLLILTASVAMFNQMPIFNPNPATWLEAFATYAVPAAAVGFRSAALTMRITRSSMLEVLRQDYIRTARAKGASDAAVNYQHALKNAILPVITVIGIEAAFLIGGLIVTETVFNIPGVARFLVEAIRWRDYPIVQNLVMLIAIVVVSANFIVDMLYAVFDPRIRYTD
- a CDS encoding ABC transporter permease; the protein is MAAIDYDVELRRAGAHATVGWRRVLFLAQRHVLGAAGLVIMTLFVFTAIFADFIARYDPLTIDAARALARPSLAHWMGTDSFGRDVFSRIIHGARISLAVGIGSTALGGSIGVIVGLTSGYLSGWVDLVFQRVSDVLQALPLLVLALIMTAALGPSLPNVIIAIAIPLIPTVSRVIRANTLALRELPFIEAAKSIGMSEVRIALRHVLPNTLAPLIVLATAQLGSTILTEASLSFLGLGIPEPYPSWGRMLSESAAEYVRTAPWLVIFPGIAISLAVFGANLFGDALRDILDPRQRG